From [Clostridium] symbiosum, a single genomic window includes:
- a CDS encoding MATE family efflux transporter — protein MQIQLSEHFTYKKLLQFVLPSIIMMVFTSIYSIVDGLFVSNFVGKTPFAAINMVMPVLTILGSFGFMIGAGGTAIVGKTLGEGDRDKANRYFSMLIYVVIGLGIVFAGVGLVFMRPLASFLGASGDMLEYCVLYGRGILAALPFFMLQNSFQNFFVMAEKPNLGLGVTVISGVLNIVLDALFIIVFKWGLFGAAFATAFSQAVGAGIALVYFTRKNGSLLRLTPKTGIDGKVLWKACTNGSSEMVGNLAASVVTMLYNFQLMRLIGEDGVAAFGVIAYFGFIFSAIFYGYAVGCSPIVSYQFGADNQAELKNLLRKSLGIIGITGIAMVLLSRLGAVPLSKMFVGYDEELFKLTVHGFKIYSVSFLFSGFSAFGSAFFTALNDGLVSAVISFLRTFVFEIGSILILPFVFGVDGIWTAIVVAELAALTVTIIFLVVKRKKYHYA, from the coding sequence ATGCAGATACAATTATCAGAACATTTCACTTATAAAAAACTGCTGCAGTTTGTTCTCCCATCTATTATTATGATGGTGTTTACCTCAATTTACAGTATTGTGGACGGCCTGTTTGTTTCAAATTTTGTTGGGAAAACGCCCTTTGCAGCGATCAACATGGTTATGCCTGTCCTGACAATTTTAGGTTCCTTCGGGTTTATGATTGGGGCGGGCGGCACGGCTATTGTTGGTAAAACATTGGGGGAAGGTGACAGGGATAAAGCGAACCGCTATTTTTCCATGCTCATCTATGTTGTTATCGGTTTAGGCATTGTTTTTGCCGGGGTAGGGTTGGTTTTCATGCGTCCACTGGCATCCTTCTTGGGTGCGTCCGGGGATATGCTGGAGTACTGCGTCCTATATGGCCGGGGTATTCTTGCAGCTTTACCGTTTTTTATGCTTCAGAACTCATTCCAGAACTTTTTTGTTATGGCTGAAAAACCGAATTTGGGATTAGGTGTGACCGTTATATCAGGAGTTTTGAATATCGTACTGGATGCATTATTTATTATTGTCTTTAAATGGGGACTTTTCGGAGCGGCCTTTGCCACAGCATTTAGCCAGGCAGTTGGGGCTGGTATTGCCCTGGTTTATTTTACACGAAAGAACGGAAGCCTGCTGCGTCTTACACCGAAAACAGGAATTGATGGTAAAGTCTTATGGAAAGCCTGTACCAATGGCTCTTCTGAGATGGTGGGAAACCTTGCAGCCTCTGTAGTTACAATGCTGTATAACTTTCAGCTTATGCGTTTAATCGGGGAAGATGGCGTTGCGGCATTTGGCGTTATCGCATATTTTGGATTTATCTTTTCAGCTATTTTCTACGGTTATGCGGTAGGCTGCTCACCGATCGTCAGTTATCAGTTTGGCGCGGATAATCAGGCCGAGCTGAAAAACCTGCTCAGGAAGAGTTTGGGTATCATAGGAATAACAGGCATTGCCATGGTGCTCCTGTCCCGTCTTGGCGCGGTTCCATTGTCAAAAATGTTTGTCGGGTATGATGAGGAGTTGTTTAAACTGACAGTTCACGGATTCAAGATTTATTCCGTCTCCTTCCTCTTCAGTGGCTTTAGTGCATTTGGATCAGCATTTTTTACAGCTTTAAATGACGGCCTGGTGTCTGCTGTAATTTCGTTTCTGAGGACGTTTGTTTTTGAAATAGGAAGTATTCTGATCCTGCCTTTTGTGTTTGGCGTGGATGGCATATGGACAGCAATCGTAGTGGCAGAACTTGCGGCCTTGACGGTAACAATCATTTTCCTTGTGGTAAAACGGAAAAAATATCACTATGCATAA
- a CDS encoding MarR family transcriptional regulator, whose product MDGNRKNIRRIANAICEIDGAYYLLSKTAGVKENLFWLLYSLDDGEFHSQKQICDDWGLPRATVNTLIKECEAAGYITLQSIPGRKRELQICLTEAGILYTREALKDVYEAEENVLKETMSKCSPSFISDLELFTANLKNAFEKIMEGKAD is encoded by the coding sequence ATGGACGGCAACAGAAAAAATATACGAAGAATTGCAAATGCAATTTGTGAAATTGATGGAGCCTATTATTTACTGTCAAAGACTGCCGGAGTAAAAGAGAATCTGTTCTGGCTTTTATATTCGTTGGATGACGGCGAGTTTCATTCCCAAAAACAGATCTGTGATGACTGGGGGCTCCCGAGGGCAACTGTAAATACTTTAATCAAAGAGTGTGAGGCAGCTGGTTACATTACATTACAAAGTATCCCGGGACGCAAGCGGGAATTGCAGATTTGCTTGACAGAGGCCGGAATTTTGTATACACGTGAGGCTTTGAAAGATGTATATGAAGCGGAGGAAAATGTGCTCAAAGAGACGATGAGCAAATGCAGTCCATCATTTATATCTGATCTTGAACTATTCACAGCTAATTTAAAGAATGCATTCGAAAAGATAATGGAAGGAAAGGCGGACTGA